A portion of the Cryptomeria japonica chromosome 5, Sugi_1.0, whole genome shotgun sequence genome contains these proteins:
- the LOC131050752 gene encoding methylesterase 17: protein MRVDNECYDRAMAVENGCHDKHGKFHFVLIHGAGHGAWCWYKIVHLLQNSGHKVTVLDLTGAGINPANPDSITSFEDYDAPLMNFLSQISNSEKVVLVGHSAGGLSLSHAIHVFGYKIAVAVYIGATMLPSGFCSEQDVQLGVPDLLKVSEFHYGLGPEHPPTTYKISTEFQRETLYQLSPPEDAALASILIRPAPLLAFHTAKFYEESEEFKKVPRVYMKTLQDRIILLEKQEAMIKLWPPDIVLSMDTDHSPFFSSPLELHAHLLQIAHLFP from the exons ATGAGAGTGGATAATGAGTGCTATGATAGAGCAATGGCAGTGGAAAATGGATGCCATGATAAACATGGCAAGTTCCACTTTGTACTGATACATGGTGCAGGCCATGGAGCTTGGTGTTGGTACAAAATTGTTCATCTTCTTCAAAACTCAGGGCATAAGGTGACTGTCTTGGATCTTACAGGGGCAGGCATCAACCCTGCCAATCCTGATTCAATCACATcttttgaagattatgatgcaCCTCTTATGAATTTTCTATCTCAGATATCCAACTCCGAAAAG GTTGTGCTAGTTGGTCACAGTGCAGGAGGGCTAAGCTTGAGCCATGCAATCCATGTGTTTGGTTATAAGATTGCAGTTGCAGTTTATATTGGTGCCACAATGCTGCCAAGTGGGTTTTGTTCAGAGCAAGATGTTCAGCTG GGAGTTCCAGACTTGCTAAAAGTGAGTGAATTCCACTACGGGCTTGGTCCAGAGCATCCCCCAACAACTTATAAAATCAGCACAGAATTCCAAAGAGAAACCCTCTATCAACTCAGCCCTCCTGAG GATGCAGCTCTGGCTTCAATCCTCATTAGACCAGCACCATTGTTGGCGTTCCATACAGCCAAATTTTATGAAGAGTCTGAAGAATTCAAGAAGGTTCCAAGAGTTTATATGAAAACCTTGCAGGACAGAATAATTTTATTAGAAAAACAGGAGGCCATGATCAAACTGTGGCCTCCTGATATTGTCCTAAGCATGGATACTGATCACAGTCCTTTCTTCTCTTCACCTCTGGAACTCCATGCACATCTGCTTCAAATTGCCCACCTTTTCCCATGA